The stretch of DNA TTGCTAAGTTTTGGGTTTGATATTTCATTGGATGAAGAGGCTATTTTAATTAATGCTATTCCAGTTGATGTGCAACAAGAAGATGTGGTGTCGATTTTTATGGATTTTATTGATGAATTAGAATTTAAAGAGTCGTTAGAATTGGATCAATCTTTTGCCAAAATATTAGCAAAAAACGCAGCCGTTAAAAAAGGAGCTGTTTTAAAAGAAGAACAAGCAACCTCATTAGTAGAAGAATTATTACGATTACCCAATCCGAATTATTCGCCCTATGGACGACCAATTTTCGTTCAGATGAATACTTCTGAAGTTGAAAAAATATTACAATAATTATGTTTCAACAATCGATACCTAAAATAACGAAGAATTTATTAATCATTAATGTATTATTCTTCTTGGCAACGTTAGTGTTCCAAGATAAAGGAATAGACTTAACGATGATTTTAGGGGCATTTTTCCCTGGTTCTCCCAATTTTGAATCGTGGCAGGTGCTTTCGCATATGTTTATGCACGGAAGTTTTTCACACCTTTTCTTTAATATGTTTTCGTTATGGATGTTTGGTTCAGTCGTCGAAAATAATATAGGAGATAAGAATTTTCTAAAGTTGTTTATTTATTCCGGTTTCGGAGGATTTATATTATTCAATTTAGTCAACTATATTGAAATAAGTCAATTGCAAAATGTTGTACTTGAACAAGGCGTACAATTAAAAGATATTTATTCTGCTTCGAAATTGAATATTCATCGTGAATTTGTGAATGAGCCGTCAGCTACAGTAGTTGCAAATGGAAATGCGATTGAATTGGTTAAAGATTATATTACACCAATGGTTGGTGCATCAGGAGCGATATATGGATTATTGATTGCGTTTGCAGTATTGTTTC from Faecalibacter sp. LW9 encodes:
- a CDS encoding rhomboid family intramembrane serine protease codes for the protein MFQQSIPKITKNLLIINVLFFLATLVFQDKGIDLTMILGAFFPGSPNFESWQVLSHMFMHGSFSHLFFNMFSLWMFGSVVENNIGDKNFLKLFIYSGFGGFILFNLVNYIEISQLQNVVLEQGVQLKDIYSASKLNIHREFVNEPSATVVANGNAIELVKDYITPMVGASGAIYGLLIAFAVLFPNNKLFFMFLPIGIKAKYFIPIMILIELFMGIRNYEWNNVAHFAHLGGAVIGYFFIKNWKKNLYRRN